A single window of Periophthalmus magnuspinnatus isolate fPerMag1 chromosome 9, fPerMag1.2.pri, whole genome shotgun sequence DNA harbors:
- the pes gene encoding pescadillo translates to MGGLQKKKFERGSATNYITRNKARKKLQLSLPDFRRLCILKGIYPHEPKHKKKVNKGSTAPRTFYLLKDIRFLLHEPIVGKFREYKVFVRKLKKAYAKIEWSDVERLKENKPTYKLDHIIRERFPTFIDALRDIDDALCMCFLFSTFARTGKCHVQTIQLCRRLTVEWMNYVIASRCLKKVFLSIKGIYYQAEVMGQLITWLVPYQFSHDHPTDVDYRVMATFTELYTTLLGFVNFRLYQSLNLVYPPKLDSKSESEINEQNEEDYAMSSESYLEKLSALSASLARVVSSVEEEEAQLDQFPTEGEDMENMEAREKELKQEEKAKKLFEGLKFFLNREVPRESLAFVIRSFGGEVSWDKSVCIGSTYEVTDETITHQIVDRPSVDNQYINRFYIQPQWVYDCVNAKILLPVEDYFIGVTLPPHLSPFVEEKEGDYVPPEKLKIVAMQQGHKSVTEDEENEDEDSNEEAEEEEEDNDEEEEEEDEEEEENLKKLEEQRSKGKSLQVKVTPGKMKVENPARLEQEEKAEEKRLAIMMMKKKEKYLYDKIMFGKKRKVREANKLAAKRKAHDDAEKAKKKARK, encoded by the exons ATGGGAGGCCTTCAAAAGAAAAAG ttcGAGAGGGGGTCTGCCACAAACTACATTACGAGAAATAAAGCTCGCAAGAAGCTTCAGCTGAGCCTCCCAGATTTCAG ACGGTTATGTATCCTCAAAGGGATATACCCACATGAACCCAAACACAAAAAGAAGGTGAACAAAGGTTCAACTGCTCCTAGGACATTCTATCTGCTTAAAGACATCCGCTTTCTGCTTCACGAGCCCATTGTTGGGAAGTTCAGAGAATATAAG GTGTTTGTTCGAAAACTAAAGAAGGCATATGCAAAAATAGAATGGTCAGATGTGGAAAGGTTAAAGGAGAATAAACCAACCTACAAATTGGACCACATCATCAGAGAAAG gtTCCCCACCTTTATTGATGCCCTCCGTGATATTGATGACGCACTCTGCATGTGCTTCCTTTTTTCTACGTTTGCACGAACTGGAAAGTGTCATGTACAAACCATTCAGCTGTGCCGGAGGCTTACTGTGGAGTGGATGAACTATGTGATCGCATCTCGTTGCCTCAAAAAG GTTTTCCTTTCTATCAAAGGAATATATTATCAAGCAGAGGTGATGGGGCAGCTCATTACATGGTTGGTGCCGTATCAGTTCTCTCATGAC CACCCCACAGATGTTGACTACAGAGTGATGGCAACTTTCACAGAGCTCTACACCACTCTCCTGGGCTTTGTCAACTTCAGGCTGTATCAGTCTCTTAATTTGGTTTATCCACCAAAG TTGGACAGTAAATCTGAGTCAGAGATAAATGAACAGAATGAGGAGGACTATGCCATGAGTTCCGAAAGCTACttggag AAACTGTCTGCCCTAAGTGCCAGTCTAGCTCGAGTGGTGTCTTCAGttgaggaggaagaggctcAACTGGACCAGTTTCCTACTGAAGGG gaAGACATGGAAAATATGGAGGCCAGGGAAAAGGAACTCAAACAGGAAGAAAAGGCAAAAAAACTGTTTGAAGGCTTGAAATTCTTCCTCAATAGAGAGGTCCCCAGAGAGTCCTTGGCATTTGTCATCAG ATCTTTTGGGGGTGAAGTTTCTTGGGACAAATCAGTTTGCATTGGAAGTACATATGAAGTGACAGATGAAACCATAACGCATCAAATCGTTGACAGACCAAGTGTTGATAACCAATATATCAACAG ATTCTACATCCAACCACAGTGGGTGTATGATTGTGTCAATGCAAAGATCCTGTTGCCAGTAGAGGACTACTTCATTGGTGTGACCCTACCACCACATCTCTCTCCTTTtgtggaggagaaggaaggggaTTATGTGCCTCCAGAGAAGCTAAAGATTGTAGCTATGCAACAAGGACACAAATCAG TGACTGAAGATGAAGAGAACGAAGATGAGGACAGCAATGAAgaagcagaagaggaggaggaggacaatgacgaggaggaggaggaagaagatgaggaggaagaagagaaccTAAAGAAACTGGAAGAGCAGAGATCCAAGGGCAAA tCATTACAGGTGAAAGTGACCCCTGGAAAAATGAAGGTTGAAAATCCGGCACGCTTGGAGCAAGAGGAAAAGGCAGAGGAGAAACGTCTGGCCATCATGATGatgaagaaaaaggaaaaataccTCTATGATAAAATCATGTttggaaagaaaagaaaagtcagAGAG GCAAACAAGTTGGCAGCCAAGAGAAAGGCTCATGATGATGCTGAAAAGGCAAAGAAGAAAGCGAGAAAATAA